In the genome of Triticum urartu cultivar G1812 chromosome 5, Tu2.1, whole genome shotgun sequence, one region contains:
- the LOC125507995 gene encoding nucleobase-ascorbate transporter 3-like, with the protein MGEMNHQPGVPPPVGVPPPMGMQPMMNAPVGAGAMHQPYEQFNQLNYCVHSNPSWVQVAGLAFLHYLVMLGSTVMLVSIIVPAMGGGPGEKARVIQAFLFVSGINTLLQTLVGTRLPTVMNASFAFVVPVLSIARQFNTNDFESNHERFVHTMRATQGALIVASILNMILGYSRAWGAFAKKFSPVIMTPVVCVVGLGLFQIGFPQVGKCVEIGLPMLILAIVVQQYAPLYFRHIHERTTFLFERYSLLLCIGIVWAFAAILTAAGAYNHVSLKTQQHCRTDKSFLISSAPWIKISYPFHWGPPIFTAGHSFGMMGAVLVSSFESTGAHFATARLAGATPPPAHVLTRSIGLQGIGIFLAGLCGAPAGSSVSVENIGLLGLTKVGSRRVIQISTGFMIFFSIFGKFGAFFASIPLPIFAAIYCILFGIVAAVGISFSQFANKNSMRNIYIIGLSLFLGISIPQYFAEYTASAGRGPARTNAGWFNDIINTVFASGPTVALIVASLLDNTLEPRANENDRGLSWFMPFLRRRKGYSDPRNEEFYSYPIRVHDLVPHRFL; encoded by the exons atgggcgagatgaaCCACCAGCCCGGGGTGCCGCCGCCGGTGGGCGTGCCACCGCCCATGGGGATGCAGCCCATGATGAACGCTCCGGTTGGCGCCGGCGCCATGCACCAGCCCTACGAGCAGTTCAACCAACTCAACTACTGCGTCCACTCCAATCCTTCCTGGG TTCAGGTAGCAGGGCTTGCATTCCTCCACTACCTAGTGATGTTGGGCTCTACTGTCATGCTTGTGTCAATTATTGTTCCTGCAATGGGTGGTGGTCCT GGTGAGAAGGCTCGTGTTATTCAAGCATTCCTGTTTGTGAGTGGCATTAATACTCTGCTCCAAACACTCGTTGGGACACGGCTTCCAACAGTTATGAATGCCTCCTTCGCATTTGTTGTCCCAGTGCTGTCAATAGCCAGACAGTTTAACACAAACGACTTTGAAAGTAATCATGAG AGATTCGTTCACACAATGAGAGCAACTCAAGGGGCTCTAATTGTTGCTTCAATCCTCAACATGATTCTTGGATACAGCAGAGCATGGGGGGCATTTGCCAA GAAATTCAGTCCTGTAATAATGACTCCTGTTGTTTGTGTCGTTGGTCTTGGACTATTTCAAATTGGCTTTCCTCAG GTTGGAAAATGTGTTGAGATTGGGTTGCCAATGCTAATTCTTGCGATTGTTGTGCAACAG TATGCGCCACTTTACTTCAGACATATCCATGAGCGCACAACCTTCTTGTTTGAGAGGTATTCGTTGCTTCTTTGTATCGGCATCGTGTGGGCCTTTGCAGCTATCCTTACTGCTGCTGGTGCATACAACCATGTTTCGCTCAAGACACAACAGCACTGCCGCACTGACAAGTCTTTCCTTATATCATCTGCACCATG GATCAAAATTTCATACCCCTTCCATTGGGGTCCACCAATCTTCACTGCAGGTCATTCATTTGGAATGATGGGTGCTGTGCTTGTTTCATCTTTTGAG TCAACCGGTGCACACTTTGCAACTGCACGTCTAGCCGGTGCAACACCACCCCCAGCTCATGTTCTTACTCGAAGTATTGGTTTACAG GGCATTGGGATATTCCTGGCAGGACTGTGTGGTGCTCCAGCCGGTTCATCTGTATCAGT CGAAAACATCGGGCTACTTGGATTAACAAAAGTTGGAAGTAGGAGAGTGATCCAGATATCAACTGGCTTCATGATATTCTTCTCCATATTTG GGAAGTTTGGGGCGTTCTTCGCATCAATCCCGTTGCCAATCTTCGCGGCAATTTACTGCATCTTGTTTGGTATCGTAG CTGCTGTGGGAATCTCGTTCAGCCAGTTTGCAAACAAAAACTCCATGAGGAACATCTACATCATTGGACTATCGTTGTTCCTTGGCATCTCGATCCCTCAATATTTCGCGGAGTACACCGCTTCTGCTGGCCGCGGACCTGCCCGAACAAATGCAGGATGG TTCAATGACATCATCAACACAGTTTTTGCCTCCGGCCCAACGGTGGCGCTGATCGTCGCGTCGCTTCTGGACAACACTCTGGAGCCCCGTGCCAACGAGAACGACCGAGGGCTCTCATGGTTCATGCCATTTCTGCGCCGCCGTAAAGGGTACTCGGACCCCAGGAACGAGGAGTTCTACAGCTACCCGATCCGGGTCCATGACTTGGTTCCGCACCGGTTTCTCTGA